ATATCCCTTCTGAGAAGCAGCGGTATTTATTAGGAGGGGTTTTCTCTCACAAATTTCTAACTTAACAATTGTCTATCCAACCCTTATAATAGTTGTATGAATTTAAAAAGGAAGCGTGAGAGATATGGGACGTAAATGGATGAATATCAAAGAAAAGAAAGCGAAAGCTGACCGCGATACATCCCGCGTTTATGCCAAATTTGGTATAGAAATCTATGCGGCTGCTAAATCAGGTGAACCTGATCCAGAATTGAATCAAAAATTGAAATTTGTTGTTGAACGCGCTAAAACGTATAATGTACCCCGTCATGTCATTGAAAAAGCGATTGATAAAGCTAAAGGTGGCGATGATGAAAACTTCCAGGATTTACGGTATGAGGGCTTCGGTCCTAACGGCTCGATGGTTATTGTCGATGCTTTAACCAATAATGTTAACCGTACAGCGTCAGATGTCCGAGCGGCTTATGGTAAAAACGGGGGTAATATGGGAGTTAGCGGTTCTGTCAGTTATATGTTTGAATCGACAGCCGTTTTTGTCTTTGAGCATGCTGATGCAGAGGAAATTATGATGGTGTTGCTTGAAGCGGATGTCGATATGCGTGAAGTCAATCAAGAGGGTAATCAAGTCGTTGTGTTGGGTGAACCAAGTGAGTTTGAACATATTCGCCAAGTACTTGAAGATAATGGCATCACTGAATTCGAAGTCGCTGAAATTGATTTAATTCCCCAATCGGAAGTTGTGTTGACCGGTGACGATTTAAAACAATTTGAGCGCCTGATCGATGTATTAGAAAGTAATGAAGATGTTCAACGCGTGTATCATAACGTTGATTTAGAAGAGGAATAGATTGCCCAGCATCATGAAAGTTAGGAGTGATTCCATGAGTTTGCCTGATTTTACGCTCGTAAAAAGCAATGGATCGGCATATCCGTTTAATAATTATAATAATTATGTTATTCTTGTCGTCAATACAGCCACTCAATGTGGGCTTGCCGATCAGTTTTCCGGATTAGAGACCTTGTATCAAACTTATAAAGACCAACAATTCGTGGTTCTTGGTTTCCCAAGTAATCAATTCAATCAAGAAAATGTTGCTGATAGTGAGATGGAAGCAACGTGTCAATTAAATTATGGTGTGACGTTTCCAATGCACCAACAAATCGATGTCAATGGCAAAAGCGAAGCGGCTCTTTTCACTTGGTTAAAAACGGAAAAAGGTGGTCTGCTCACGTCGGATATCAAATGGAATTTTACAAAATTTCTGATAGATCGCGATGGTAAAGTGATTAAACGTTATTCGCCAAAAACAGAACCCAAAAATATCACTAAAGATATTGAGAAATTGTTGTAATTTTATGCTTAGTTGAGTCATAACAAAGATAAAACCCGCGGGCTATTTTTCTAGCTCGCGGGATTTTTGGGTTAATCAATCAATAGGGGTCTTTTTTTGAACTGTTTGAACTTGGTAACCAGCTTGTTTCAATAAGTTGGTCAGTTGAGTCACATCATTCGTTTCAACGTGCATAACCACACGAACGACGCCTTCAAAATGATAAACCGTCATATGGGACAGGTTTATCTGGGTGGCTAACAAAGCATCACCAATTTCTTCAATGACACCCACACGGTCTTTTTCTAATTCCAAGACAATGGTCGTACCGGGTGAATTATAGCCAGAAATATCGGCAAAAGCTCTAAAGATATCCTTATCGGTTAATATGCCGACTAATGTGTTGTCATCTAGCACAACCACCACGCCAATATCACGGGTACGCATCATGACCGCAGCTTGTTCTAATAAACTATCTGGTGCAACACTATCGATTTTTTTCATCATAAAGTCTGAAACTTTGGTTTTTTCCAAGACATAATTCACTTCATGGGCACTTAAACTCGTTGCGCCAGACGGTAAATTTTTATCAATCAAATCCCGTGTCACTAGACCAACGAGACGATCATTTTCCATTACTGGTAGACGTTTGATATCGTGACGTTTCATGAGGTCACTGGCCTGCAAAATGGTTGTTGTCGGCTTAATCGTTATTAAGTCGGTAGACATATAATCTTTAACGTACATTATTAACCTCCTAAATAAGCTTTTTGAACTTCATCACTGTTCAGTAATTCTTCCCCTGTTCCACTTAAAACAATCTTTCCGGTTTCTAATACATAGCCTCTATCGGCAACGGTCAAGGCCATTTTAGCGTTTTGTTCGATTAACAGAACCGTCGTTCCTTCGGATTTTATCAATTCAATAATACTGAAAATCTCCTTAATAAATAACGGTGCTAATCCCATGGAAGGTTCATCCAACAAAATCAAGCGTGGCTTAGCCATTAAGGCACGACCCATAGCTAACATTTGTTGTTCCCCACCTGAAAGGGTGGCGGCATCTTGGTCGATCCGTTCTTTTAAAATGGGGAAATGCTCAAAAACACGCTCCATGGTTGAACGAATACCTTCAGCGTCATTTCTTAAAAACGCACCTAACTCAAGGTTTTCTTTAACTGATATCCCTTTAAATACATGACGCCCTTCGGGTACATGGGCAATGCCTGAGGCAACGATATTTCGTGGTGTGTGACGTGTAATATTTTCGCCTTCGTAACTAATTTCCCCACTGGCCGCTTTTACCAAACCAGAGATAGTCCGTAAAATAGTCGTTTTCCCAACCCCATTGGCACCAATTAATGTGACAATTTCACCTTTATTTACCTCAAAAGAAACATCTCTCACTGCATTTATCATACCATAATTCACAACTAAATTCTTGATAGATAACATTATAATTCCCCCCCTAAGTAGGCTTTAATGACATCAGGGTTTTTCTGAATCTCAGCCGGGGTTCCTTGAGCGATTAAGCGACCATATTCTAAGACGTATATCTTTTGGCAAATTTTCATGACTAACGACATATCATGCTCAATTAAAACCACCGTTAAATTAAATTGCTCACGAACTTGAGCAATCAAAGCCGTTAAATCAGCCGTTTCATTCGGATTCATACCCGCAGCAGGTTCATCCAAGAATAAGACGGTCGGATTGGTTGCTAACGCACGCACAATCTCTAAGCGACGCTGTTGGCCATAGGCTAAATTACGTGCTTTTTCATTGGCTACAGCTGCTAAATCAAAGATATCCAATAAGGCCATAGCTTCTTTACGTAAACGTTCTTCCGTTTCATAGTGAGCTGACGTCCGTAAAAGACTCGATATCACTGAATTACCTTGTTCACGATGCATGGCCACCAAGACATTTTCCAAGACGGACTGCTCTTTAAATAAACGAATATTTTGAAAGGTCCTTGCTATACCATAACCATTGATTTTATCGGGTTTCATGCCGTTAAGTGTTTTCACACCTTCAGCCGTTGCCAATTCAATGGTGCCTTCACTCGGTTCATAAACGCCTGTAATTAAGTTAAAAAAGGTTGTTTTTCCAGCCCCATTTGGTCCAATAATACCCACTAATTCATTCTCATCAATTTCCATAGATACATTAGAAACAGCTGCTAATCCCCCAAAATGTTTCGTTAAATCACGCACAGAAAGTAAACTCATTTAGCTGCCTCCTTACGTTCTTTTGAAAATAAATTAGTTACCCAAGAACCAAAACGGAATTCATTCGTCCCCATCAAACCACCTGGTCTAAAGACCATAATTAAAATAAGTGCTAAAGCGTAAATAATCATCCGTAGTTGGCCATAATCTTGCAAGACCAAGTTAATTAACCCCAGTAATATTGCCGCTAAAAAGGTTCCCGTAAATGAACCAATCCCACCAAAAACGACAATAATCAATACATCGATGGAACGGTTAAAGGTGTACTCACCCGGCGTAATAATGCCTAAAAAGGTTGCTTGCAATGAACCACCGATACTAGCAGTGACAGCCCCTAAAACAAAAGCTAAAACCTTATATTTAGTGACGTTAACCCCCATCGACTCGGCAGCAATTTCATCTTGCTGAATCGCAAAAGTCGCACGCCCAGCACTACTATACACATAATTCAAAATAAATATCGTGGTTAAAACCAAGAACACATAAACCAGATGCCATTCAGTAATGGTCGGAATATTACTAATCCCGGCAGGTCCATTGGTAATCGATCGCATGTTATTGATAACAACGCGAATAATCTCAGCCACACCTAAAGTAGCGATGGCCAAATAATCCCCTTTTAGACGTAACGTTGGAATCCCAACAATTAAAGCCACAATAATAGAAATAACAATCCCAACAACCATCCCAACCAAAAGACCCACATAGCTATTATCAAATTGTTTGGTAAAAATGGCTCCGCTGTAGGCACCAATTGCAATGAAACCGGCATGACCTAATGAAAACTGACCAGCTACCCCTAAAACAAGGTTTAAACCTGTGGCATAAATGATATTTAACATGATTGTTACTAGCGTAATTTGATAATAATTATTAATCACATTCGATTCAACTAATAAATATAAAACAATAAAAACAGCCACAATCAAAAAAGCCCAGGCATAATTACGTTTATGAAATCGCTCCATAGAATTCCCCTACACTTTCTCTTTGACATTTTTTCCAAATAAACCAGCGGGTAATATTAATAAAATCACAATTAATAACCCATAAACAACCGCATCCCGGTAGGTAGATAAACCTAAAAAGGTGACAAAAGATTCTAACAACCCAATTAAATAACCGCCTACCATAGCGCCAGGGATACTACCAATTCCTCCCACAACAGCAGCAACGAAGGCTTTGAGACCATAACCTGTCCCCATTAAAGGTGAAACGGAATTATAATAGACACCAACTAGAACCCCGGCAATCCCTGCTAAACCAGAACCTAAAGCAAAGGTAAATGAAATGACACGATCCACATCAATCCCCATTAATTGAGCAGCTTCCGAATCAACCGCTACGGCCCGCATAGCTTTCCCCATTTTGGTTTTTTGAACAATGACTTGTAAAACCAAGACCAATATAATTGTTGTAGCAAACACAAAAATTTGCTTAGATGAAATAATTAGATTCCCAACACGAAAAATGACATTAGGAAAGTCACTATTAAAGGCACGAACTTCTGGTCCAACAAAATAAACCATCAAATTTTGTAATAAATATGAAACACCAATGGCTGTAATTAACGCAGCGACACGGGTTGAATTTCTTAAGGGCTTATAGGCAATCTTTTCAATGACGACGCCAAGAACAGCACAAAAAATCATGGCTATTCCCATAGCTAAAAAGACATTCATTTGTAAGACCGTGACTAAATAATAGCCAACAAAAGCTCCCATCATAAAAATATCTCCGTGTGCAAAGTTAATCAGTCGAATTGTTCCATATACCATGGTATAACCTAATGCGACTAATGCATAAATACTCCCTAATGCTAATCCATTAATGAGTTGTTGCGTGAGTTGCTGTAATAATTGCATATTAGATTATCCTTTCTCTTTAATAGCATTGTTCTATCAATTTTTACTC
This window of the Fundicoccus culcitae genome carries:
- a CDS encoding CBS domain-containing protein, translated to MYVKDYMSTDLITIKPTTTILQASDLMKRHDIKRLPVMENDRLVGLVTRDLIDKNLPSGATSLSAHEVNYVLEKTKVSDFMMKKIDSVAPDSLLEQAAVMMRTRDIGVVVVLDDNTLVGILTDKDIFRAFADISGYNSPGTTIVLELEKDRVGVIEEIGDALLATQINLSHMTVYHFEGVVRVVMHVETNDVTQLTNLLKQAGYQVQTVQKKTPID
- a CDS encoding ABC transporter ATP-binding protein, producing MLSIKNLVVNYGMINAVRDVSFEVNKGEIVTLIGANGVGKTTILRTISGLVKAASGEISYEGENITRHTPRNIVASGIAHVPEGRHVFKGISVKENLELGAFLRNDAEGIRSTMERVFEHFPILKERIDQDAATLSGGEQQMLAMGRALMAKPRLILLDEPSMGLAPLFIKEIFSIIELIKSEGTTVLLIEQNAKMALTVADRGYVLETGKIVLSGTGEELLNSDEVQKAYLGG
- a CDS encoding glutathione peroxidase, yielding MSLPDFTLVKSNGSAYPFNNYNNYVILVVNTATQCGLADQFSGLETLYQTYKDQQFVVLGFPSNQFNQENVADSEMEATCQLNYGVTFPMHQQIDVNGKSEAALFTWLKTEKGGLLTSDIKWNFTKFLIDRDGKVIKRYSPKTEPKNITKDIEKLL
- a CDS encoding ABC transporter ATP-binding protein, which encodes MSLLSVRDLTKHFGGLAAVSNVSMEIDENELVGIIGPNGAGKTTFFNLITGVYEPSEGTIELATAEGVKTLNGMKPDKINGYGIARTFQNIRLFKEQSVLENVLVAMHREQGNSVISSLLRTSAHYETEERLRKEAMALLDIFDLAAVANEKARNLAYGQQRRLEIVRALATNPTVLFLDEPAAGMNPNETADLTALIAQVREQFNLTVVLIEHDMSLVMKICQKIYVLEYGRLIAQGTPAEIQKNPDVIKAYLGGEL
- a CDS encoding branched-chain amino acid ABC transporter permease, producing the protein MERFHKRNYAWAFLIVAVFIVLYLLVESNVINNYYQITLVTIMLNIIYATGLNLVLGVAGQFSLGHAGFIAIGAYSGAIFTKQFDNSYVGLLVGMVVGIVISIIVALIVGIPTLRLKGDYLAIATLGVAEIIRVVINNMRSITNGPAGISNIPTITEWHLVYVFLVLTTIFILNYVYSSAGRATFAIQQDEIAAESMGVNVTKYKVLAFVLGAVTASIGGSLQATFLGIITPGEYTFNRSIDVLIIVVFGGIGSFTGTFLAAILLGLINLVLQDYGQLRMIIYALALILIMVFRPGGLMGTNEFRFGSWVTNLFSKERKEAAK
- a CDS encoding YebC/PmpR family DNA-binding transcriptional regulator — its product is MGRKWMNIKEKKAKADRDTSRVYAKFGIEIYAAAKSGEPDPELNQKLKFVVERAKTYNVPRHVIEKAIDKAKGGDDENFQDLRYEGFGPNGSMVIVDALTNNVNRTASDVRAAYGKNGGNMGVSGSVSYMFESTAVFVFEHADAEEIMMVLLEADVDMREVNQEGNQVVVLGEPSEFEHIRQVLEDNGITEFEVAEIDLIPQSEVVLTGDDLKQFERLIDVLESNEDVQRVYHNVDLEEE
- a CDS encoding branched-chain amino acid ABC transporter permease; this encodes MQLLQQLTQQLINGLALGSIYALVALGYTMVYGTIRLINFAHGDIFMMGAFVGYYLVTVLQMNVFLAMGIAMIFCAVLGVVIEKIAYKPLRNSTRVAALITAIGVSYLLQNLMVYFVGPEVRAFNSDFPNVIFRVGNLIISSKQIFVFATTIILVLVLQVIVQKTKMGKAMRAVAVDSEAAQLMGIDVDRVISFTFALGSGLAGIAGVLVGVYYNSVSPLMGTGYGLKAFVAAVVGGIGSIPGAMVGGYLIGLLESFVTFLGLSTYRDAVVYGLLIVILLILPAGLFGKNVKEKV